A single region of the Salvia miltiorrhiza cultivar Shanhuang (shh) chromosome 8, IMPLAD_Smil_shh, whole genome shotgun sequence genome encodes:
- the LOC130997800 gene encoding uncharacterized protein LOC130997800 has translation MAEATSTLCFSTLSASIPFSKDSSSRNWASTSFATAPKLSSQFHRHRSPYLNFTLKASGSSHFLGDDAFGFYPWENNDSAESSIQWVSEEKITLFTSDGLIQIGGNLVPRRVDKKQGNAKMSQKSQRFQESKYMDPNQSLCLGALFDIAATNGLDTGRRLCIFGFCRSIEMLCDVVEDTVLEHGGEVVAAEKASRGGLHEKLTMTVAVPLLWGVPPASETLHLAVRSGGGIVDKVYWQWNFL, from the exons ATGGCTGAAGCCACCTCCACGCTATGCTTCTCCACCTTGTCTGCCTCGATTCCCTTCTCCAAGGACTCTTCCTCCAGAAATTGGGCTTCAACATCTTTTGCTACCGCACCTAAATTATCTTCCCAATTTCACCGCCACCGATCTCCCTACCTCAATTTTACCCTCAAAGCCTCCGGCTCCTCCCATTTCCTCGGCGATGATGCTTTCGGATTTTACCCATGGGAGAACAATGACTCTGCTGAATCCT CTATACAATGGGTTTCGGAGGAGAAGATCACGTTATTTACTTCTGATGGGCTGATTCAGATCGGCGGGAATCTTGTGCCGCGCCGTGTTGAT AAGAAACAAGGGAATGCAAAAATGTCCCAAAAATCTCAACGGTTTCAGGAGAGCAAGTACATGGATCCAAACCAAAGCCTATGTCTTGGTGCTCTTTTTGATATTGCAGCAACAAAT GGACTTGATACGGGTAGACGCCTTTGTATATTTGGCTTCTGTCGCTCCATTGAGATGCTTTGTGATGTTGTGGAAGACACTGTCTTGGAGCATGGTGGAGAG GTAGTGGCAGCGGAGAAAGCAAGCCGGGGAGGGCTGCATGAAAAGCTAACGATGACTGTTGCAGTGCCGTTACTCTGGGGAGTTCCTCCAGCTTCGGAAACCCTTCACCTCGCTGTTAGGAGCGGAGGGGGGATTGTGGACAAGGTCTACTGGCAATGGAACTTCCTGTAA
- the LOC130997801 gene encoding transcription factor RAX2, with the protein MGRAPCCDKANVKKGPWSPEEDAKLKEYIEKHGTTVGNWIALPQRAGLKRCGKSCRLRWLNYLRPNIKHGEFSDDEDRIICSLFHRIGSRWSIIAGQLPGRTDNDIKNYWNTKLKKKLLGNNIISPPSPFLPNLNSQIPSPYDHQYVNTNSFRAFSAGVDPPSLISSGFMHGNYNNQVIFGGGGEASCSSSDGSCSTNNQIGENLGFHHQSYLGNHDETQKFFITEANGYDHSKGGIFSHGNPLDYSMEDIKQLISTNHISTNLNFFVDEIKTEPGTTLYY; encoded by the exons atgggaagGGCTCCATGCTGTGACAAGGCAAATGTGAAGAAAGGGCCATGGTCACCTGAAGAAGATGCAAAGCTAAAGGAATACATAGAGAAGCATGGCACTACTGTTGGCAATTGGATTGCTCTCCCTCAAAGAgctg GTCTCAAAAGATGTGGGAAAAGCTGCAGATTAAGATGGCTCAACTATCTCAGACCAAACATCAAACATGGAGAGTTTTCTGATGATGAAGATAGAATCATTTGCAGCCTCTTTCATCGCATTGGAAGCAG GTGGTCAATAATAGCAGGCCAATTACCAGGCAGAACAGACAACGACATCAAGAACTACTGGAACACGAAGCTGAAGAAGAAACTACTCGGAAACAATATCATCTCTCCTCCATCTCCATTTCTCCCAAATCTCAATTCCCAAATCCCATCACCATATGATCATCAATACGTCAACACCAACTCATTTAGGGCTTTCTCCGCCGGAGTCGACCCGCCTTCTCTCATCTCTTCCGGTTTCATGCATGGGAATTACAACAATCAAGTCATCttcggaggcggcggcgaagcCAGCTGCAGCTCCTCAGACGGGAGCTGCAGCACCAACAACCAAATCGGTGAAAATTTAGGGTTTCATCATCAGAGTTATTTGGGCAACCACGATGAAACTCAAAAGTTCTTCATCACCGAGGCTAATGGATATGATCACAGCAAAGGGGGGATTTTCAGCCATGGAAATCCACTGGATTACAGCATGGAAGATATCAAGCAGCTGATTAGCACTAATCACATTTCCACTAATCTCAACTTCTTTGTGGATGAGATCAAGACAGAACCAGGAACAACATTGTACTACTGA
- the LOC130998353 gene encoding uncharacterized protein At2g29880-like, giving the protein MKFNSGFGYDNNAKKFTTSDEVWDAYCQAHPKDAYLRHGNCPDYEDLEIVVGNDVAIGKNSIGLGSATDARTLGVDENRARQIGELNYDAENEAFVGLTQDNPPSSGSKSPLEPPEVSVDSSQRRAPAKRSRGQFEVNSGHTENSSHQEFMAEIKKITTTVDGVQSLLVKRDTVLEKREREKTYTTWDVIKEIPDLTEDVRIKAFDLLDTKSKKDGFLKMTVDERKSWIAYKIRD; this is encoded by the exons ATGAAGTTTAACTCTGGTTTTGGCTATGACAACAATGCTAAAAAGTTCACGACCTCGGATGAAGTATGGGATGCATACTGTCAG GCTCACCCAAAAGATGCATACTTGCGCCATGGGAATTGTCCGGATTATGAAGACTTGGAAATTGTTGTTGGAAACGATGTGGCTATAGGGAAAAACTCAATCGGATTAGGTAGTGCTACTGATGCTAGGACATTAGGAGTTGATGAAAATAGAGCTAGGCAAATAGGGGAGTTGAATTATGATGCTGAAAATGAGGCGTTTGTAGGACTAACTCAAGATAATCCACCATCATCCGGTTCTAAATCACCTTTGGAACCCCCTGAAGTGTCCGTGGACTCCTCTCAGAGAAGAGCTCCCGCCAAAAGAAGTAGAGGCCAGTTTGAGGTAAATTCTGGTCATACTGAAAATAGTTCGCATCAGGAATTCATGGCAGAAATCAAAAAAATCACTACCACAGTGGATGGAGTTCAAAGCCTCTTGGTGAAACGAGATACTGTGCtagagaaaagagaaagagaaaaaacttATACAACTTGGGATGTTATCAAAGAAATCCCAGATTTGACTGAAGACGTTCGCATCAAAGCATTTGACTTGCTTGATACCAAGTCAAAAAAAGatggatttttgaaaatgacTGTTGATGAACGTAAAAGTTGGATAGCTTATAAGATTAGAGATTAG
- the LOC130997802 gene encoding protein PTST homolog 3, chloroplastic isoform X2 has product MATLHHFPCFHSLSSPKISFSFHFPSPYSGLNRLHNFRYSTISASLVKKPPRASRKPKSDEELCNDIKYFLSSVGLPENHVPTTKELSRYGRQDLANIVRRRGYKFIRQLLETASTAKFIGSDTDTGQSEKQNVLLVELLSDESKEEDSNCCIEEDEELQRNDQSSVAAESLSLQEKVARFILLGELDQTEDGELGITNDEKGDEEGKTAESEHSNEPEFAFSMSNGNFPSSAVKVEDPALETTTSRNSCISTNEQTNITGEDLDDEKQKVENLTDIYHLRFLLYEKELELVQLKEQIEKEKLALSLLHSKAEEEISKAQELISEKETELHEAEETFPGLTEVEIQYSGEAETVELAGSFNGWHHKIPMELQSSSSVIDHTESRTSRDWRVVLWLYPGVYEIKFVIDGHWEIDPGRETVTRNGVLNNILRVDSLDDGASD; this is encoded by the exons ATGGCCACCCTTCATCACTTCCCCTGTTTTcactctctctcctctcctaaAATCTCCTTCTCTTTCCATTTTCCATCACCCTACTCCGGTCTCAACCGCCTCCACAACTTCCGTTACTCTACAATTTCCGCTTCATTGGTCAAAAAACCCCCCAG aGCTAGTAGGAAACCGAAGAGCGATGAAGAGCTTTGCAATGATATCAAATATTTCTTATCCAGTGTTGGACTTCCTGAAAATCATGTACCTACGACGAAGGAGCTATCGCGCTACGGAAG GCAAGATCTCGCAAACATAGTCAGGCGTAGAGGATATAAATTTATCCGACAGCTTCTAGAAACCGCGTCTACAGCAAAATTCATTGGGTCAGATACAGACACAG GTCAAAGTGAGAAGCAGAATGTGTTGTTAGTTGAACTACTGTCAGATGAGAGTAAAGAGGAAGATTCTAATTGTTGCATAGAGGAAGATGAAGAGCTCCAGAGGAACGATCAAAGTTCTGTTGCTGCTGAATCCTTATCCTTGCAGGAAAAGGTGGCCAGGTTTATTCTGCTCGGGGAACTGGATCAAACTGAAG ATGGTGAATTGGGAATCACCAATGATGAAAAGGGCGATGAAGAAGGGAAGACAGCTGAATCTGAACATTCTAATGAACCTGAATTTGCATTCAGTATGTCAAATGGAAATTTCCCTTCATCGGCAGTCAAGGTTGAAGATCCAGCATTAGAAACTACCACCTCCAG GAATAGTTGTATCTCAACCAACGAACAAACAAATATCACTGGTGAGGATTTGGATGATGAG AAACAAAAAGTGGAGAATCTAACAGATATCTATCATCTAAGGTTCTTGCTG TATGAAAAAGAATTGGAACTGGTCCAACTGAAGGAGCAGATTGAAAAGGAAAAG CTTGCTCTATCTCTTTTGCATAGTAaagcagaagaagaaataaGCAAAGCCCAGGAACTTATTTCTGAGAAAGAGACTGAATTACATGAAGCAGAAGAAACATTTCCTGGACTAACAGAG GTTGAGATCCAGTATTCAGGGGAAGCGGAGACTGTGGAGCTAGCTGGGAGCTTCAATGGCTGGCATCATAAAATTCCAATGGAGTTGCAGTCGTCATCGAGTGTCATTGACCATACGGAATCCAG GACATCTCGAGATTGGCGAGTGGTGTTGTGGCTGTATCCTGGGGTTTATGAG ATAAAGTTTGTTATTGACGGTCATTGGGAAATTGATCCTGGAAGGGAGACAGTAACCCGTAATGGTGTACTCAACAACATTCTTCGTGTAGATAGTCTAGATGATGGGGCTTCTGATTGA
- the LOC130997802 gene encoding protein PTST homolog 3, chloroplastic isoform X1 — MATLHHFPCFHSLSSPKISFSFHFPSPYSGLNRLHNFRYSTISASLVKKPPRASRKPKSDEELCNDIKYFLSSVGLPENHVPTTKELSRYGRQDLANIVRRRGYKFIRQLLETASTAKFIGSDTDTGQTGNLEMLGQSEKQNVLLVELLSDESKEEDSNCCIEEDEELQRNDQSSVAAESLSLQEKVARFILLGELDQTEDGELGITNDEKGDEEGKTAESEHSNEPEFAFSMSNGNFPSSAVKVEDPALETTTSRNSCISTNEQTNITGEDLDDEKQKVENLTDIYHLRFLLYEKELELVQLKEQIEKEKLALSLLHSKAEEEISKAQELISEKETELHEAEETFPGLTEVEIQYSGEAETVELAGSFNGWHHKIPMELQSSSSVIDHTESRTSRDWRVVLWLYPGVYEIKFVIDGHWEIDPGRETVTRNGVLNNILRVDSLDDGASD; from the exons ATGGCCACCCTTCATCACTTCCCCTGTTTTcactctctctcctctcctaaAATCTCCTTCTCTTTCCATTTTCCATCACCCTACTCCGGTCTCAACCGCCTCCACAACTTCCGTTACTCTACAATTTCCGCTTCATTGGTCAAAAAACCCCCCAG aGCTAGTAGGAAACCGAAGAGCGATGAAGAGCTTTGCAATGATATCAAATATTTCTTATCCAGTGTTGGACTTCCTGAAAATCATGTACCTACGACGAAGGAGCTATCGCGCTACGGAAG GCAAGATCTCGCAAACATAGTCAGGCGTAGAGGATATAAATTTATCCGACAGCTTCTAGAAACCGCGTCTACAGCAAAATTCATTGGGTCAGATACAGACACAGGTCAGACTGGGAATCTTGAGATGCTTG GTCAAAGTGAGAAGCAGAATGTGTTGTTAGTTGAACTACTGTCAGATGAGAGTAAAGAGGAAGATTCTAATTGTTGCATAGAGGAAGATGAAGAGCTCCAGAGGAACGATCAAAGTTCTGTTGCTGCTGAATCCTTATCCTTGCAGGAAAAGGTGGCCAGGTTTATTCTGCTCGGGGAACTGGATCAAACTGAAG ATGGTGAATTGGGAATCACCAATGATGAAAAGGGCGATGAAGAAGGGAAGACAGCTGAATCTGAACATTCTAATGAACCTGAATTTGCATTCAGTATGTCAAATGGAAATTTCCCTTCATCGGCAGTCAAGGTTGAAGATCCAGCATTAGAAACTACCACCTCCAG GAATAGTTGTATCTCAACCAACGAACAAACAAATATCACTGGTGAGGATTTGGATGATGAG AAACAAAAAGTGGAGAATCTAACAGATATCTATCATCTAAGGTTCTTGCTG TATGAAAAAGAATTGGAACTGGTCCAACTGAAGGAGCAGATTGAAAAGGAAAAG CTTGCTCTATCTCTTTTGCATAGTAaagcagaagaagaaataaGCAAAGCCCAGGAACTTATTTCTGAGAAAGAGACTGAATTACATGAAGCAGAAGAAACATTTCCTGGACTAACAGAG GTTGAGATCCAGTATTCAGGGGAAGCGGAGACTGTGGAGCTAGCTGGGAGCTTCAATGGCTGGCATCATAAAATTCCAATGGAGTTGCAGTCGTCATCGAGTGTCATTGACCATACGGAATCCAG GACATCTCGAGATTGGCGAGTGGTGTTGTGGCTGTATCCTGGGGTTTATGAG ATAAAGTTTGTTATTGACGGTCATTGGGAAATTGATCCTGGAAGGGAGACAGTAACCCGTAATGGTGTACTCAACAACATTCTTCGTGTAGATAGTCTAGATGATGGGGCTTCTGATTGA
- the LOC130997804 gene encoding uncharacterized protein LOC130997804 isoform X1 gives MAVVSASLVALGPNSSPCVSPSQSCSMHSLTIYSSQPALVSAIAKRRALSSCTFALENNNLCETSVDEEENDAVLGDSSETLLYSFSPLPLLLLAALPGATTVTSLISPFVELVKSWSLPGWLVHWGHPANMAVVLFAMGGYGTYLGFRIRFSDDVEEKAKAKDLHPKLLGGMFFFFALGATGGITSLLTSDRPIFQSPHAVTGFIGLALLTIQTLLPTLFEGNPGLRNIHGILGSGIMTLFVVHAALGLQLGLSY, from the exons ATGGCTGTTGTGAGTGCTTCTCTTGTTGCTTTGGGACCCAACTCATCTCCTTGTGTTTCGCCCTCTCAGTCCTGCTCTATGCATTCTCTCACCATTTATTCTTCCCAACCGGCGCTGGTTTCTGCAATTGCAAAGAGAAGGGCTCTCTCTTCCTGCACATTTGCTCTCGAAAACAACAACCTTTGTGAAACAAGTGTAGATGAAGAGGAAAATGATGCAGTATTGGGAGACTCCTCTGAAACTCTCTTGTATTCATTCTCTCCTTTGCCTTTGCTACTTTTGGCTGCTCTTCCTGGAG CTACAACTGTGACATCTCTGATCAGCCCTTTCGTTGAGCTAGTAAAGTCATGGAGCCTTCCCGGTTGGCTGGTGCACTGGGGCCATCCTGCTAACATG GCTGTTGTGCTGTTTGCTATGGGTGGTTATGGGACTTACTTGGGCTTCCGTATTCGTTTCTCAGATGATGTT GAGGAAAAGGCCAAGGCCAAAGATTTGCACCCTAAGCTTCTTGGTGGAATGTTCTTCTTCTTTGCTCTTGGAGCTACTGGTGGCATCACATCTCTTCTCACTTCTGATAGGCCCATCTTCcagag TCCTCATGCTGTAACGGGCTTCATCGGTCTTGCTCTTTTAACCATTCAAACGTTGTTGCCAACATTGTTTGAG GGGAATCCTGGGTTGCGAAACATTCATGGAATCTTGGGTAGCGGCATTATGACATTGTTCGTGGTTCATGCAGCCCTAGGGCTTCAACTAGGATTGAGTTACTAA
- the LOC130997804 gene encoding uncharacterized protein LOC130997804 isoform X2 — MAVVSASLVALGPNSSPCVSPSQSCSMHSLTIYSSQPALVSAIAKRRALSSCTFALENNNLCETSVDEEENDAVLGDSSETLLYSFSPLPLLLLAALPGATTVTSLISPFVELVKSWSLPGWLVHWGHPANMEEKAKAKDLHPKLLGGMFFFFALGATGGITSLLTSDRPIFQSPHAVTGFIGLALLTIQTLLPTLFEGNPGLRNIHGILGSGIMTLFVVHAALGLQLGLSY, encoded by the exons ATGGCTGTTGTGAGTGCTTCTCTTGTTGCTTTGGGACCCAACTCATCTCCTTGTGTTTCGCCCTCTCAGTCCTGCTCTATGCATTCTCTCACCATTTATTCTTCCCAACCGGCGCTGGTTTCTGCAATTGCAAAGAGAAGGGCTCTCTCTTCCTGCACATTTGCTCTCGAAAACAACAACCTTTGTGAAACAAGTGTAGATGAAGAGGAAAATGATGCAGTATTGGGAGACTCCTCTGAAACTCTCTTGTATTCATTCTCTCCTTTGCCTTTGCTACTTTTGGCTGCTCTTCCTGGAG CTACAACTGTGACATCTCTGATCAGCCCTTTCGTTGAGCTAGTAAAGTCATGGAGCCTTCCCGGTTGGCTGGTGCACTGGGGCCATCCTGCTAACATG GAGGAAAAGGCCAAGGCCAAAGATTTGCACCCTAAGCTTCTTGGTGGAATGTTCTTCTTCTTTGCTCTTGGAGCTACTGGTGGCATCACATCTCTTCTCACTTCTGATAGGCCCATCTTCcagag TCCTCATGCTGTAACGGGCTTCATCGGTCTTGCTCTTTTAACCATTCAAACGTTGTTGCCAACATTGTTTGAG GGGAATCCTGGGTTGCGAAACATTCATGGAATCTTGGGTAGCGGCATTATGACATTGTTCGTGGTTCATGCAGCCCTAGGGCTTCAACTAGGATTGAGTTACTAA
- the LOC130997807 gene encoding uncharacterized protein LOC130997807 produces the protein MISLNTCEGRLYLSSDTMCKSDSTTKLLQQIHTPEFLNSIKCSGVPNHELFLKVGTPIMLLRNIDHANGLCNGTRLVVTKLGNHVLEAKILMGDNAGEKVLIPRMTLTPADPRLPFKFQRRQFPIIVSYAMTINKSQGQSLSHVGLILQKPVFTHGQLYVAISRVRSRSGLKILVCDNDSSRTTNVVYKEVFQNL, from the coding sequence ATGATCTCATTGAACACTTGTGAAGGAAGACTGTATCTAAGTTCAGATACAATGTGTAAATCAGATTCAACCACAAAATTGTTGCAACAAATACACACTCCAGAATTCTTAAATAGTATCAAATGCTCTGGTGTGCCAAACCATGAACTATTTTTGAAAGTGGGGACACCAATCATGCTATTGAGAAACATAGACCATGCAAATGGATTGTGTAATGGAACTCGCTTAGTGGTCACAAAACTTGGTAATCATGTCTTGGAAGCAAAGATACTTATGGGAGATAATGCAGGAGAAAAAGTATTGATTCCAAGAATGACGCTAACTCCAGCAGATCCAAGATTGCCATTTAAGTTCCAAAGGCGACAATTTCCAATTATTGTCTCATATGCAATGACAATAAATAAGAGTCAAGGACAATCACTTTCTCATGTTGGATTGATTCTGCAAAAACCAGTTTTTACTCATGGCCAGCTATATGTTGCAATTTCCAGAGTTAGAAGCCGTAGTggattgaaaattttggtttgTGATAATGATAGTTCTAGAACAACGAATGTAGTTTATAAAGAGGTATTCCAAAATTTGTAG